The region TAATGGCTTCTACGATgatgactaattttttttttattaatgcatGATGCACAGATagatgaaagaaagaatgaatgaCTTTGTATCTTCTCATTTGTTTGTGTATTCTTATTGCTATAATTAATGAATGGGAAAAAAAAGTaatgtataaattatatataatgtataattcTCGCAATTTCACTCTAGAATACAAACAAAgtacaaagcaaagaagaaaaaaaaaaggaatttcaacCCTGTAGTTTTTACACAAAGCGTTAAAAAAGAGGAACAAAAAGTCTACGTATCAGCCTCGCGATTCGCGTCATCGATCGACCCAACTGAACGGCGGATCCGAAACCCATCCTCATCGAACGGTCCAGACCACTCCACGTGTCCATCTTCGTCTCCACCCCACGACGCGGACCTTCTCCCCGATTCGAACCTCTTCATTCCCGCGAGCCccggcgccggcgccgccgCCGCCATCGTCGTCGGCAAAGAAGACGGTTTCCTCCACGACGAGGCCGAGTGTTTCTCCTCAAGGAACTCAGCCGACGACCCCCGATCCCCGCCGGCGCAGCAGAAGAACGACATCCAGAACCCTCTTCCGCCGCCTCGCTGCGGGATGGTGCCCCGCTGCCTCTCCCTCTCCGAGCGTACTTTCCCGAAGCACGAGACCTTGGGCGATCCCGGCTCCCGCTCCGCCTCGCCAGCTCTCCGACCCTTTTTGATGAAGGTCCGACCACTGGCCGGGCGGCGTGAACTCCTTCCGAGATAACCCGAGTGTTGGATCTTGTTAGGAAGAGCGATGATGGGGGCCTTGGGTTTGAGATTCCCGGAGAATCGTTTGGAATTGGAGATCCGGTGATCGGTGGTGGCGGTGACGTTGGAGTGCTGAGCTTTAGGATTGGTGTTGCCCTTGGTGGAGTCATCGCGTTCGTACACAGCGTTGAGATCCACCCACTCGATCTCGTCTCCGAAAGGGATCGTGAATGACTCCGGCGGGAAGTCTGGGTCCTCCGCCATCACTGCCGCCGTCGTGTCCGGTGGCGCTCCGGCTATCACGGTCTCGCACGCGACGCGCCCGCTGCCGCCGCGGACGAGGGTTTCAAGGTCCATTTGTAGCATTTGATACAAGAGAAATGATGGCGTGCGAACGAGGGAGTGGTTATCTTATATAGGAATTTataggggtattttgggaatAACACTGagtggtattttttttttttcctaaaacatGGGAACTAATTAAATTGATCTGGAGTAGTTCTTCTCTATTTGCTGCTGGACAGGCTTATATCTTCAGCCGATCGGGCTATTACTTTATATAGgtgattaattaaattgatcgGTAGCCTTTGCCGATCTAGCCTATTACTTTATTCTTGTTGTCCCTCTCTACGTTTTTATTGTTCTGTTCGTTGTTAACCTCATCTATTTAATACCGTTTTTATTTCTAGTTCTTCTTGTTGTTTCAGACCGCTGTATTTCTCTGTACtcttcttattttaataaatttgtgatttatccactttattaaaaataataataataataattaatattaatgaaaaaaattgagaatattaatttcatatgatTGAATTAGAAAGTGTGGTGCAAGGAAATGTtatgaaaatgatgaattaGTAGATTTATggttaaatttttagattagtAGTACTATtacaattataatattattcatttatatattatgagtcCTTTGTAAaagtatgttattttttttcttatgattatatggtatttgtatttattaatttagtttggTGTATGAAATATCTTCTGTGCACATAATAGGATTTTAATGGCTTTATATGACATTtgaccaaattaaaaaaaaattaagtatgaAATTGGTGCATCATTGTATCTACATGATCTTTGATATCTTTTTGTGGGGTGATGTTAGCTTGTTGTATTTGTAAAAAGtatttgtaaaaagaaaaaaaaaaaatactagtgCATATGCATGATGAATTAAGAAAGTGATTAAGAGGAGTGAAGTAATTAAGAATAGTGATTTGCTtttgatgaaagaaaaagaatgggagCAATACAAGTCATGAGGTTGAGCACGTTAGTAAGCGCCCACGGAATTGGTCCAAGGCTGGAACAGAGCATACAACCGGGAGACGCCATTGGTGACCTATTACACTTATCTTTAAttctttatataatatatatataagaaagaaTCTTGAAGTCACATCGTACActttgataaatattaaataagggTCTACATTTGAAAACGCCATCGACTTGGTTTTTCTCTCAATGGGCCTTGTGATGTGACTTGGTTAGACTTGACCTTCCCCACAAAGTTACTGTGGGGTAGATGGGGATCAAGGGATTAAATCCAGGAGTGAATTAATTGCTTAAAAAAAGTTTTcccattaatatttttctttatatatattttataaatagataaatcacatagTTGACTTGGAGTCGGAGATAAGGTTACAAATCCTCTTTCATAGCTGTAGACTTTTGATATTAATACATTCGACGCATTTCAAATTGAATAATAAAAGACCCCAAATCAAGTTTTAGACAGTATAACTAGTACCGTTGCACCAAATtctctttgatttccatattcTCATTATGTATAgagatttttaatatatatatatatatatataatattttatttataattattttgataataagtttatttatacaattattatatttataatactagaaaattttaatataaataataaaaaaaattaatctaataatttatgattaattacCAAAGTATAATATTGGCAAAAATTTTAGttcttcaaaatataaaaaaataaaatctttataaCATCAACGGTAGAGGAGTTATccaaacaataaagacttgggtcatttaattaaatatttttgagtcataggatgaatgaaaaaaatcaattattgaacaacatgttgattttatttattctaattatataaaaaaattcagatgtgaacttcatatattttttatattaattatattattttcaatctaatttGTTTGTAATTATTGATTCCTGAGATAACACCACCTCTTCCCAAGCTTGTATTAATGTGAGACAACACTGTATCTACTAGCACTATTATTAATGAGAGTTTCATCTTCTTATCGCCCACTTTCCCACGTCTCtcttttaatataaacaatactTTACTTGGGAGTGGATTAATTGACAAAAATCAAGTCAACCAATTTTTCGTAACAGAGTAATCAATCAAGAACCAAACAAAAGAAGCATCATGAACTTCACATGGATATATGTACACACACACGCATACATATCCATTCaaataaatgagaaagttagtcaaaaaagaaaaagaaaaagaaaaagaaaaacactaaaTTAAGAAGCAAATGGAAGACTCTTTTCCTATCCCACTACACTGCGCAGCCATTGCCTTTGGACTTGTGCACAAAATCTAGAacgtttttcttattttttttatatttgtgaagAGAAAAAACTATGACTTGTCACTGTCTTCTTCTAGAACATTTTAATCAAGTGCCCAGAAAAAACTTGTATTCTTATTCttaatattgtttattattattattattattgtttattatatatagatatatatatatatatatatatcatttttgaTAATTCTAGATTGAGTGTTGCCTATTTGATTGGCATGGATGTTTTCTAGCTTAGAATTCTTTGAAAATGGGGAGGAGAAGATGTTAtgcaaatcaaaatatatatagattagtCTTTGGTTTTTGTGTCTTAATGGTGGAAAattgttaaataataagttgGTGAAACATTTCCATCAAACACAAAACCACACATAGGACTTTGTGTCTTGTTGaatgctgttgttgttgtttttttttttttaattaattgattgggTAGACCAAATTTGTCTCCGTTTAACTCTGGTTATTCCTGATTGggtgaaattgattcaaaattcagagaatcctacttttctttttgtttgtttaaaagtttattgatttaattagaTAGTTATTGACTGAAACTCCAAGTgaataaaataatgtttatgtGCCATTATAAGTCAGTGCAACCACTcaattcaatttatatatatatatatatatatatatatatatggtggttAAGTGTTCATTATTGAAGACTTCCACCTTACTAATTAGAGATTATGACCAAACTATTAATAGCACATGATTAGAAGttttataattcaaatataattgCATTTCTGAGAtccttataatttatataaaaggaAGAACGACTGACGGACGGAatatatttaacataaatacaaaaattaattaaatggacAGTgaaatttattgttaagaatgACATATATTAAACGTGATTAATGTTTTATTGTTAATACTTTTcacactatatttttttttaaaaaaggaatccgtgtttgttttaatcaaattcaaattttgctAAATAATTATCCGTTCATAACTATGGCgttttaaaagttttaagtgtttttttaaagaaaaacttaagTTTAATTATAGGCGGTGCATCAATATTCAAACTAaactaagttttatttatttttttgataaaatcgATAAGCGTTAAAACGAAAATAAACAGGTATTAAGGGGGCACCAATTACAGTGGCGGTGGTTTAACTAATATCTTAGGGATAAACCCCGTCATGCAATTCTGGAGGGAAtatatgctaaaaaaaatttggtttttttaataaaatagatgacAAGTGCCCCATTTAAGAGAAGTCAGGGAATagtaaaaaatgttaaatttaaCAGTCGCATATGAAAAACTTCATATTCTCAAATCTCTCGTTTTTTTTCTCCGGCAGCGCGGCTGTGCCCAAAGCGACTACTGAGTATTGCTCAAGGGAGCTTGGGCCTGGGTGCCCAAAGCAGCAGCAAGGGGGCTTGGGCTTAGTCTTGGGCTTGATCTTGGGCTTAGAATCAACTTGTGGGCCAAGGGTGGAAATGGACAAGAGCCACCACGGCAACAAGCCCAACGAACGTGGCCAGCTTAGCTGGACAAGCCATGTTGAAGGGTGCACCAATACTGTACTGAAACCATATGTTAACATGGGTTATGTATTTATTGTGGACATgtaacatgtatatataaaaatgaatcaaaatCTTATCTTCAATTTTGGACCTGATCCAAAATGATTTCCTCTTTTTCatactttattaaataatagaaattCTCCAAATTTTACTCTGGTAGGTAACTAATCTCTAATCCTTaacatctaattttttttttccatttaagtAATTTAACAATtcttaacatttaaaaaattaacttctatctaataaaagaaagaattaattaAGATCCGGAGTTACTTTTGTGCCCCCCCTTCCCCAAATTTTTCGACCGTTACTCCACTCAGACATAACCGTTGCAATTCAAAAAACCACTACCCACCAACTGCTATACAACCAAAATCattgaacaacaacaacatcaacaacaagaagaagcaacaacaagaagaagtaagTAGATCATGGGGTGTATCTCCTCCAAGCTCTTAGCCACCACTGATCTTGACAACGGCTTCCTCTTCGGCGATCGCCGCACCTCCGGCGAGGCCCCAAACCACATCGTTTCCCTCACTTCCACCACTTATGGTGTCTTGAATCTAGATGAACCCAAATCCAAAGAACAAGACAAGGAAACCAAACCATGGAGGAAATCTCCTCCAACTCCACTTATCATCCCTTCTCATTTCAAGAACAAAGTCACTTGTGAAGAAGAGCAACCAGAGATCATCAATGTGAGGGATCTCATGGAGGATTTGGATGATGGCACACCCTTTTGGACTCCATTGAAGAGGCTTGATAGAACTATGACTCCTAAACAACGTATGCCCACTCCTGGAACCATCCCGTCGCCGAGGAAGAACAGGAGGAGGTTGTTCTCCGGCAAGGAGAACAACAAGGAGAACAACAACTCACCCAAACCAGAAAGGTCAGTTCTTGATCCAAATAGAGTTGTTTTAAAACCATTTAATTCTTCAGAAAAGGTAAAGAAGTGGATAGGCCCAATCCCATCCATTCATAGCAAGAGCACTCCAGTTGATGCTAAAGTTCAGAAATTGAAAGAAAGTTCAGGGAGTTGTAGCTCAAGAAGAAGTTTAAGCCCTTTTTTTGATCCAGAACTTGTGGATTCATTTGAGAGGGAGTTATGTGAAGAAGGAGAGCAGATAAAGAAGATGGTAAACCCCCATCCAAGAATAAAGAAAGCTCGAGATTCTTCGGCTTTGTTGCTTGAGTCTTTTGAAGAGAAGTGCCCTCCAGGAGGTGCCAATGCTGTTGTTCTTTATACAACAACTCTGAGAGGGATTCGGAAAACTTTCGAGGATTGTAATGCCGTTCGATCTGCGATTGAGATCAATGAAGTGCAGGTGATTGAGAGGGATATATCAATGGACTCTGGGTATAGAGAGGAACTAAGAGAGTTGATGGGGAGGAAGGAAGTGAAAGTTCCAATGGTGTTTGTGAAGGGGAAGCTGATTGGTGGTGCTGATGAGGTGTTGAGGCTAGAAGAGGAAGGGAAACTGAGGTTGTTGTTGGATGGAATACCGAAAGCCGAATTATGGTGTGAAGGGTGTGGAGGAATGAGGTTTGTGATGTGCATGGAGTGCAGTGGGAGTTGCAAAGTGTTGGATGAGGAGCAGAAGAAGATGGTTAAATGTGGACAATGCAATGAGAATGGTTTGATACATTGCCCCATTTGCTGTTGATCTCTTGTGGATTATATACACTACTTCACTTCTTGTCTGattatttgatgtttatttccacagtttttgttttctttttttttatgttggatGATATCTCAGACTGATACACTGCTAGTTATCAAAGAGATTTGTGACTATCTCTCCCTCTCTGTTTGATGAGAAATACAGAGGGTTGTGTACTCTGAAATTGctgtgaaattttatttaatttgtatttcaACATTTCTTTTTCTAGCAGCATTTCTATGATTTTGGCTTCTAATAAGAGAAAAGTAATATGTTAAGGTTATATCAGTATTAATTCACAAAATAGAAACGATTATATTGCCATTGTTTTCATAATTCAtagatttatcaaatttatttttctaataccGTTCCCATTTTCCTCAATGTGCCTGGGAGAATGACTGCTGACAAAGTcacattttattaatatatatatatataaataaattactgCTTTATTTAAAATAGCAAAATAAGAACAGGAAAAACAAATAGCTATTGAAAACAGGAAAGCAAACATACAGACAAGTTAGATGATTATCACTAGAGATGATGAAACACCCAAAACTTGTTTACAACCAAACTCGTaaatagaacaacaacaaacaataaatagaaTCACAACTAAGGAAGACGAAGATCATCAGAAAATGataaagatcttcaccaactaACAAGAATAGATGAAAAAGGAGGTAAAGTCAGAtcttttaaaatcattaaatgttattataatttttttttttttttgaataaagtggataaaccactgatttattagGAAAACAAAGCACCAAACAACAAACAGACAACAAAAGAAACAGTCAGAAAAACAGAacgaaaacaaagataaaaaggacgCTACACCAGCGGTGTGACAGTCCACAACAAacgacaaaagaaaaagaaaacggAAGCATCTAACACCAACTGAAACCCCCAGCCTAAAACTGAGAAGATGAAGTATACCAAGGGGCAACAAAGGTCAACTCAGTCAGACTAAGAAGGTTCACTCCTGAAGATGGGCTAGATCGAGTTGCTGGCGAGGTCCGCTGATCTGGCGCTCAGGAAGTCGAGAAAATGCTTGACGGATTGTATGAAATCACTGGAAACATGCAAAGTAGGATCCCTAGCTGCAGAACACCAATCAacctattattaattattataatttaataattaatgtgaattattttaagaaaataatttaaaaaatattaaaataaacactTACCAATGATTTTAAGGTGAATTAGCATTTGAGTCCTCTGTGAGGTCCTTTCGTAGAGTTGATGAGGGATTGATTCTGCGGAGTGAAGGCATAGATAGGTGGAGGTAAAATCACTCAGTGATTCTAACCGCATATTATTAACTACCTTTTCCATCCACCATCCACAGAGTGTTATATGCATTGTATTACTACCaaattagtattaaattaataatcagCCTTAATCCAAAGCACTGTGAAAAGTGACATAGGCCCATATCGGATCCTTATGATTCGGGTTTAGATCCGCTCCCAAATCCGATCCGCTATCCACCCTTGTATGTACCCcattgtctctctctctctctctctccaatcCCCAGAATCCTCGACGATCTCCTCCGATCCCATCCCTCAATGGCGGTGAGGGCCACGCTCTCGCGCTTCCCTTCGGACCCTGATGTCCAGGAGTCTTGTGGTCTTCCATGGGGTGTGATTGTCACCCCCTTCGCCCCCGCCGACGAGCTCGGGAACCCGCCGGCGATCGGATCCGACGGGGATCTCCTCCCGCGATGCGAGAATTGCTGGGCCTACTTCAACACACACTGCGAGCTCGACCAGTGGTCCTGGAGCTGCATCCTCTGTGGATCCCTCAATGGCCTTACCTCCCGCTCCATCGAGCGATACTCCCATTCCCAACAGGCCTGCCCCGAGATGTGCTCTTCCTTCATTGATCTTGAGATCCCAGGTTGGTTCAGCGTCCTTAGCCCCAGGGTTTTTGCTGAGCTGATATAATCTTGTCCTTGAATTATTTGTTAAGTTTTGGTTGATTCAATCTGACGAATTGGTATGTTCTGTGGATCATAGTGGAAGGATCTGGGGGAGAGGCGACGCTAGCTATGCCCGTCTATGTTGCGGCTGTGGATTTATCTTGTAAGATTAGTGATTGTTATCTAGCAATTGAACTCTTTATGAATTACCTATTTATGGTTTCTATTAGCATTTTAGAGCTTGTTTGGTTTGGGGATCATATGATGGTGTTGTACTTCACGTTTCCTGTATCTATGTTGTAATAGTTCATCCAGTCCAGTGTTGAAACTTATAGTGTAATATTCTGATATGAATACTATAGGCAGATAGTTTTCATTGTTCTATGGTTTGATTAGTCCTTTCGTAACTAGTGTATTGAACCACATGAATGAGATACAAATTCATGATGGTGATTCATTGTAGGATAGCAAACGATTTAGTAAAGTATTATCCTTATAAAAATTTGTACAACCTGATGATGCTCCATCAGTCACATGTctgatttaatttgaattgttGCTTGTCAATTGTGACTGTCTTCCTGTTCTGCATTATCAAAGTTTACTGTGAAAATCACTGAGAGAGAATGTGCTTCCGAACTCTTCACAATGTGGATCAGATCTAAAATTCATTGTCTAGTTTTAAGCCACtagaattaatttgatatttggtGCTTTTGCAGTGTTTGTATGCGACTAAATAACTTCtgcctatttttttcattgcattTTCCTGCAGCCTCAGAGGAGTTTTTAGAGCTGATCAAAAGTGCCCTTTTGGCAGCTCTTGAAGGTCAGCTTTAAAATCTATCTGAATCTTGTGAAGTTAATCATTGATATCTTGGTTTTCCTAGCCTTTTGTCTCTTTAATGTTTTTGTGTTATTATTTATGCAGCTCTAGCACCAGGATCTTTGTTTGGTATTATGACATTCAGTCACAAGATAGGGCTATATGATATTCAAGGCCCTATACCGGTTGTGAAAAATGTTTTCATTCCTCCTGATTCTGATGGTGCATTACCAGTTGATCTTGAAGATGCCATGCCATTACTTTCATTCTTAGCTCCTGTATGTTACTACAGTTGCCAGATGTGGCATTGTGTTTTGAACAATATCTACTagcattttcataaatattctAAATTTGTTCTTTATCATTACTGTTATGCTAGATTCCTagatgtttctttttttcttctttttttatttttgtactgagatttttgtttattgttgctAACAAGGTTGAATCATTTGTGAACAGGTTGATGAATACAAGGATCGAATAGCTGCAGCTCTTGAAACATTGAAGCCAACAACCTCCTGGGAAAGAACCACAGCTGCTGGACAAGGGTTGGATGGTATCCTGTTAGGAGGCCGTGGTTTTGGAGTGGCAATGGAGGCTCTTGTTAAATACTTGAGTTCAGAATATGGGAATACATTTGCTTTGGGTATGGTAAAGTCTACTTCATACCTCAGTAGAAATGGTTTGCTACTTATGTTTGgaatttgttatgtttttatggAACTGTCTACTTGTTAACATTGATTGGCAGCTAGGGTATTTGCCTTTCTCTCTGGTCCTCCTGATTATGGAGCAGGCCAGTTAGACACAAGAAGGTATGGGGAACAATATGCAAGCAAAGGGGAGGATGCTGACCTTGCATTGCTACCTGAACAGACACCATTCTACAAAGATCTTGTAAGTTCAATCTGTAATATTTAGTGGTAAAATTTCCTGTTTTTATGTATAGTCATTTGACAAAATTTTGCAGGCTGATGTCGCTGTTCGATCAGGTGTCTGTGTCGATATCTTTGCTGTTACAAATGAATACACAGATTTGGCTTCCCTAAAGTTTCTAAGTATTGAAAGCGGTggttctttgtttttatattcaaatacTGATGACTCAACACTTCCTCAAGACATGTAAGTCCAGCATTCagattttcatgtatatatatttggccTAACTTAGTTTTTAAACCAAACAAATCTTCCCCGAAATTAGCCTTATATTCCTATGATCACCCACATATTGATCTTCAGTTTAATTCTTTGATAATGATTTATGATTAGAAGTGATTGATTGATTCCCCATATTATTATTTCCTCTGCTAGAAAGGAGGGATTAAATCTAAGCAAAAATCTCTTACAGTTACCGAATGCTGATTCGGCCGTATGCATTTGGGTGTATTCTGCGTTTGAGGACATCTTCGGAGTTCAAACCTAGTCATTCTGTATGAAATCTGTACTGATGCTTTTATGCTACttctttttctaaatatattatgACATAACTTCATAATCCCTGTGGatgactttttttgtttttcactttTGAACAGTATGGCCATTTCTTTCCAGATCCTCAATATGAAAATGTTCAACACGTCATTTGCTGTGATTCTTTTGCTACATATGCTTATGACTTCGAATTTTCCAGTAATGATGGTCTTTCCAGGTATAATGCTTTTGATTGCAGTGGACATGCAAATATGACACTTAATCAATTGAATTGTGAAGTGGTTGGTTTGAACTTGTCACCTAACTTCTTCGAATTTAGTTTGCTTAACTgattttgatattaatattttgaatttctcTATTTGAGAGGATTTCCTTTACAAGACTCTTACCTCTTtctatttagttgttttttacataaaaatagtgaggaatattaatatcaaatgtGCCACTGGATTTGAATGTGGCTATTAGCATTAGATTTAGTGTATAATTTCCTCTTGACATATTTTTGTACATGTTCTCAATCTTGTGGAAGAAGCTTGTTCACTTCTGATGAAATCTAAACTAAACACTAAAGCTTGTGCAGGCCTATTATCTGTTCCTTGATGACTGTTATTTGATGTTCTTTGACCTCCATTATGCTTTTTCTGATTGTTATTGGTGATTAAAGTATCTGCAACTGAGTattttttgttgtgcttttcaTTACTTATGATTTTTTATGCTTTTCCTCATGTGGGCTTCTTGCTTGTGAAGCATTGACCCCCTTTTAGTAGAAGGATGCCTGACAAATTActgaataaattttatttgccTGATTTCTCTTGCAGACATTCAGACCCTCCTATTCTACAAATTGCGTTTCAATATTCTATTATGGTGCCTCAGGAAGGGCCATTGAATGCTCAATCAGAGTCTAATAATAGGTAATAAGCCCAAActaacattgtttttttctgtGAGATTGAAAACcagcattgtttttatttatgacCAATCGTGTTTATTAATTTCCCTGATTCATTTGTATAATATGATTTAGTTGGAAGTGAATTACTTGTGTGTTCTGACTAAAAATTCTGACTGATcattaatttactttttttgcCTGGGGTATGTTAATGCATTGTCTGTCTTATAATTCCACAATTTTCCTTGTATGAGACCAAGCAGTAATGAGGTTTAATGAGGGCTCCACGATATTCTTGGGGAGTCAGATCTGGCCTTCAAACTGTTCTTATTgaagatatgaaataatgaGTCTTTAAAAAAAGTGATGTTCAGTCATTGCAAATTTAGCCAAGGTTAAAGAGCTATTGTACACTTATTAGTTTGTTTGACTTGGTGTAGGCCCAAGTATTTTGTCCAGAGAAGGTTAAGAATTCGCACCTTACAGTACACTGTGGCTGCAAACATTAATGAACTTTATGATAATGTTGATTCAGAGAGTATTCTGTCCATCCTTGTCCATAAGGTATTCCTTTCTCACAATATCTTTTTAAGTCATTACGATGTTATTTGCTAAATACTTAACACCTGTCCTTTCAGGTTATTTTAGCATCCTTGGAGCAAGGAGTCAGAGAAGGCAGAATGCTGCTTCATGATTGGCTAGTTATTCTCACTGCACAATACAATGATGCATATAAACTTGCTCAACATGAAATTGGAAGTGTGATTTCCAGTGTTGATGTTACATTTACCCAATGCCCACAGTTGCAGCCCCTACCTAGGCTTGTTTTCGCTTTACTTAGGAGCCCCCTTCTCCGCTTTCATGAAGAAGGTGTTCATCCTGATTACAGGATATACTTGCAGTGCCTTTTCAGGTAATTCCATCTTGCTAATCACTTTTATACCtaacatcttatttttttagatattctTAGATGAGAAGAATTAATTGAATCAGAGCACTgtgaatatatacatacatacatataactTACTCTTTTGGATGCAGTGCACTGGAACCGACCTCACTCCAGAGAGCAATATATCCCGTATTAACTTCATATTCTTCCCCTGATAAACAAGCTTATCCTCGGCATTCTTTGAGTCGTGCAGCTCTAATCACCAGTGGAAGCCCCATATTTTTTCTTGATGCCTTCACAGatcttattg is a window of Dioscorea cayenensis subsp. rotundata cultivar TDr96_F1 chromosome 5, TDr96_F1_v2_PseudoChromosome.rev07_lg8_w22 25.fasta, whole genome shotgun sequence DNA encoding:
- the LOC120261489 gene encoding protein transport protein Sec24-like At3g07100, encoding MAVRATLSRFPSDPDVQESCGLPWGVIVTPFAPADELGNPPAIGSDGDLLPRCENCWAYFNTHCELDQWSWSCILCGSLNGLTSRSIERYSHSQQACPEMCSSFIDLEIPVEGSGGEATLAMPVYVAAVDLSSSEEFLELIKSALLAALEALAPGSLFGIMTFSHKIGLYDIQGPIPVVKNVFIPPDSDGALPVDLEDAMPLLSFLAPVDEYKDRIAAALETLKPTTSWERTTAAGQGLDGILLGGRGFGVAMEALVKYLSSEYGNTFALARVFAFLSGPPDYGAGQLDTRRYGEQYASKGEDADLALLPEQTPFYKDLADVAVRSGVCVDIFAVTNEYTDLASLKFLSIESGGSLFLYSNTDDSTLPQDIYRMLIRPYAFGCILRLRTSSEFKPSHSYGHFFPDPQYENVQHVICCDSFATYAYDFEFSSNDGLSRHSDPPILQIAFQYSIMVPQEGPLNAQSESNNRPKYFVQRRLRIRTLQYTVAANINELYDNVDSESILSILVHKVILASLEQGVREGRMLLHDWLVILTAQYNDAYKLAQHEIGSVISSVDVTFTQCPQLQPLPRLVFALLRSPLLRFHEEGVHPDYRIYLQCLFSALEPTSLQRAIYPVLTSYSSPDKQAYPRHSLSRAALITSGSPIFFLDAFTDLIVYYSSTADPSLPFPPPQDCLLRSTINRLKQERSITPKLKFIRGGQDDAYLFESHLIEEQDVDGNGIPSIVGFVSFLEEVTRDVMEYMK
- the LOC120261903 gene encoding uncharacterized protein LOC120261903, translated to MLQMDLETLVRGGSGRVACETVIAGAPPDTTAAVMAEDPDFPPESFTIPFGDEIEWVDLNAVYERDDSTKGNTNPKAQHSNVTATTDHRISNSKRFSGNLKPKAPIIALPNKIQHSGYLGRSSRRPASGRTFIKKGRRAGEAEREPGSPKVSCFGKVRSERERQRGTIPQRGGGRGFWMSFFCCAGGDRGSSAEFLEEKHSASSWRKPSSLPTTMAAAAPAPGLAGMKRFESGRRSASWGGDEDGHVEWSGPFDEDGFRIRRSVGSIDDANREADT
- the LOC120260838 gene encoding uncharacterized protein At3g28850, whose product is MGCISSKLLATTDLDNGFLFGDRRTSGEAPNHIVSLTSTTYGVLNLDEPKSKEQDKETKPWRKSPPTPLIIPSHFKNKVTCEEEQPEIINVRDLMEDLDDGTPFWTPLKRLDRTMTPKQRMPTPGTIPSPRKNRRRLFSGKENNKENNNSPKPERSVLDPNRVVLKPFNSSEKVKKWIGPIPSIHSKSTPVDAKVQKLKESSGSCSSRRSLSPFFDPELVDSFERELCEEGEQIKKMVNPHPRIKKARDSSALLLESFEEKCPPGGANAVVLYTTTLRGIRKTFEDCNAVRSAIEINEVQVIERDISMDSGYREELRELMGRKEVKVPMVFVKGKLIGGADEVLRLEEEGKLRLLLDGIPKAELWCEGCGGMRFVMCMECSGSCKVLDEEQKKMVKCGQCNENGLIHCPICC